CTCagaatttttggattttgattcacgtatctctctctctctctatatatatatatctttttttttaaaaaaaaattttacTCGCGCTTTTATAATCTGCGTTCAAAAATTTGAATTTCAGCTCGGAAGAATGATGTGATCGGTCTTGTGGAATTCTATCAGTTGCCTATATATGGTGAGTTCAATTCCAATTCCTGTATATGATATATTTGTTGATTGTGATAAAATTCAGCGTAAGTTATGATTGAGGTATATTAACTATTCTATGATGTTACCGTGACCTTTAAACCGCATGTATAATAATTTATTTCTCCCCTAATATGTTACTAATAGGTGGTGCACTCTAGGATGTGATACCCCGATGTCAGGTGTAACAATTTATTTCTCCCCAAATTTTTTGTGCTTTTCAGAAATTCCAGTTGCATATTATGCATTTGCAATGGAGGCAAATGAAGCTGAAATTGAGGATAGTGTTGTTCCAGTAACAAATACCCTCGGGGCTTTGGAGAAGGAGATTGCTGATCCTGTTGTTTACAAGCTTGTCCGGGTATGCTGTATTTTCCCCTGAAGAGAGTTAGTGAAATTTGACATTTTGTTGGTCTTACAATATTCAAGTCAAAAGTGGCCTTCTAAGTTGTTGAGTTAAATGAGTGCCTGCTTTTTATAGTTTGTAAAGCATAATTACCTAAGATTTGTAGTTGGTGCTAGAAAAGCTGGTAAAGGCTTAATCAGGAGACTCCTCAGAGAGGAGAGTGGTGGTGGTTAGATAGTTGCTTAAGATAATTTTGGGTGCTTATCAAAATCATTGGTGTTAACTGTCTTGCTTTTAGATCACTTGTTGGATCAAATAGCTCTAGGTAAAGACTAATTTGAAGGAAGTCTCCTCTGAGCTCACCCTATATTATAATTAGCATCACAACAGGTTATGAACATCGCCTTTCGATTGTCTCGCTTTATTTTGAGGGGATGAAGAACTATTTAAGGTTCACAGATGCCCCAGTGAGGAGGTGCGAGAGGTTGGCGGTGGCAAGTTTGGGAAGAGGTAGAGGTACACCGAAGAAGGATTTGGGAGAATTGATTAGACAAGACATGACACATCTTCAACTTACAGTGGATGAGAGGACCTGACCCTACCCTAGACAGGAAGGTGTGGAGGGCCAGGATTATGATAGAAGTTAGTACATAGTCAAgcgttttctttcttttttgtggGAGAGTAGGTCTTTAATTTGGAGCACCTTTTTTTTTCCGCTCCCTTTGCGCCTTATCTGTAGTATTACTAGTGTGCTCCTATTGTTTTATTCTTCGTTTCTATAACTACCTGCTTCTGCTTAGGCGAGCTTACTATCTttgttgtttacttttcttttcgCCAGCATTTTCGACATAGCTCCTTTACTATTGTATACCTTTTACTAGTACTACCAAATTGTTTTTTCTATTCTTTTACTAGTATTATCGTATTATTTTCGCCAGTACTTTCGACAtagtttcttttcttctttcttcaaaCCTGTCTTGGAATCACtttctttgagccgagggtctatcagaaacaatCTATCTACATCCACAAGGTAGAGTAAGATCTGCGTATACTctaccctccccataccccacttgtTGGGTTTCACGgggtatgttgttgttggagAAGAAGAACTATTTTGAGGATCGTCATATTGATTTTCAGTTGCCTTACTCAATCTTGCCTGAGATAGATTACAAGTTCTTGGATTTTGCAGAATGTAGTCCTAGAAAGGTGGTTGCTTTCTACAATGTCTTATATGCTACCATTTGTGTTGTGGTGGACATTTCTTTCCTCACAAATGAAAGAAATATTTGAATTGGTCATATTTTGCAATTCCCCGTGACTTACTAGGAAATTCTAAGCATAATGCCTAACTTGGGCTCAGTATTAAATATTATTATACTTTCTCCAAATGTCATTCAAGCACTTGTTGTCCAAGTTGGTAAAACATTTAATTTGTACCAGGAGAAGCAAGGTTGATTTCGTTTTAGAGAGTTTGATGGTCATGACGCTTTACCAACTGTGTAGGTCGATGGTGATGGGAGATTAGTCCCTGCAACACACGATGAAATTATGGTGGTTGAGGACTTGCTTGAAGATGATAAGTGTGAACCCAAGCTTGTTCCGGATACGAGACAAACTACAGAATCCTGCAAAACTGAAGGATGTCTTATGGAGCGAAATCCATTTCAAGCTCCAGAAGGTTTAGAATTAGATGTTAAATTATTCATTTTTCTTTAACTTATTGTGTGACTATTGTTACTGAATAGCATACTTCCACTGGTTATGTCTCAGTGGTTCTTTTTGGCTTTTTCCTCAATTAACTTCATTTTCAGGTAAACTAGAGTATGAAAACCCCGAAGTTGTTGCAGAAAAGTCCAATGCGTCAGTCGACAAGGTGCCTGACTTGGAAAAAATAGGAGCTCCTGAAAAGGTATGTAAGTAGCCTTCTTCAGTTTTACATCTCCTTGATTTAGGGCCTCATATTGAACTTTCTAGTGTGAAATTGTTATATCAGCTTCACATGGCGAGATAAAGGAGGAGGGTTGCAGTATGTTGATATTCATCGTAAAGATTGTTAAAGAAACTTAAAACTAGGTAGAAGGTTGCTGTAAAGGAACAGTATGTTACTGCTTACCTaggcatttttttttttgataaagtaAATTTTTTTATCAATAAGGTACTAAGATGGTACAATAAAGTTATAGAAAAACATCCCAAATTACAACATCAGCAAACTATTCTACCCCTCCTAACACCTCCAGAAAGTCCATAAATTGATTCAGATTTCCTAACTGACTACATTTACACCAAAAATACAGATTATGAAGACATATATTCTTAATTCTAATAATGTGATTTCTATGTCCTTCAAAGCAAGACTTGTTTCTTTCCATTGGGTGAAATGAGCCCGAATAGAGGGAACAGATTAAGAGGATTCATATCGTTGAGATAAATTAGTTTGGGATTAAGGCGCTGTTTACCGATTGATTGAGTGTGCAATTGCTATGACATAACTACTTGGTGGCTCAACTTAATTTTCATGCTACTGAGTCAACAAATTTTCCTCTGTGGTGAACTGTAAAGCAGATCTGATGTGCTTGTGAATCATTCACCTGTTAGAGTTAGTTGTGTTGTATCTTGCTTGGCATTCAACTCTTTCTACATTAGTGAGTCCGAAGAAATATAATATGGTCTTTATATACTTTGGCACTTTCTTGCTTCTAGTAGTGGTTGTATTGCTACTTATTAGTCATCTTCTACTGATTTAAACTGCAATTGACTTCTAGGTGACTGTTCATGGATCGGCCCCTTGCTCGGAGCTCAGCAACATTGACCTATCTGGGAGGACTGAAATAAGCTTCAATTCTGAAGATGCATTAAATGAGGATACACCATCAACTTCTGCTAGTTCTAGTTGGAAGCCAGACTTTTCGAAGTTGGAGGGGAAGATATGCTTAGACAATCTAACAGTTAAAGAGCTTCAAGAAACTTTTAAAGCAACTTTTGGAAGGGAAACTTCTGTCAAGGACAAACAGTGGCTTAAGAGGAGGATTACTATGGGGCTGACTAATTCGTGTGATTTTTCATGCACCACTTTCATAATAAGAGATAATTTAGTGGTGAGGAAAGGTGAAGAACAAATCAGTCATCCTGTAAAGGTCAGAATTTCTGCAGATCCTGAAGTTGGAGTGGCACATTCTTACTCTGGAGGGTCATTAGGTGACCATGACAACAGAGTAAATGATGATGCTAATTTTTCTGGCACAGATGTTCCCAGCTCAGCATTTGAAAGTTGTAATGTTACTAAGGATCTGTACGCAGAGCAGGGAACAGCCAAAAGAGTTCGCAAACCGACAAAAAGATATATTGAAGAACTTTCAGAAATAGAAGAAACTAGTGAGAAGTTACCATCTTCAGATAAAGTCTCCAGATACAGATTTCCATGTACAGAATCTCTTATGAGGCCCACCACAATTGTTAGGTCAAACGCGAGACCTCTCTTCACCAGGCAAGATTCTCTAGGTGGTTCCGGTGTTCAGATTCCATTTGTTTCTCGGATTCGAAGGAGCCGTCCACGTGAGAACTTCACATCTCTTTTGGTAATACAAGTATCTTACCTTATAGACATATAATTGTTTACATTGATATTCCTAGTATATATTTGCATAAGGACATATAACTGTTTCAGTGGGTATAATACATAGTGCATTCAAACTCCCATATATACCATGTAGACATGATTTCATATTCTGTCTACCTAaatgaaaatgttggtttatatGCTTGCAATGCTGCTATTCTCTTCTTCCTTGCGTACATTATTTCAGTTCAGTTTGAAATGCATTTATCCGACGATTCACCGTTTACATTTACAGCATAGTGTGTCTTTTTAAGGGCTTGCACTCAATAAATCTGTAATTTCTATATAAAGCTGTTGAATCATCTGTCTTCCAAATCAAATTATGTGGTTCTTATACTTTTAAAGTATTTTCGGCTCCAGTGTCGTGCTACTATGGCTGATGGAAAGATTAGCTTTTTTCCTCTGGCTTATTGATGTACTTCAAGTTAAATATTGCAGAAACTTCAGCCCAGTGATATGGACATGGCAACCAGACAAGTAAGAAGTGTTTTTGATGTATCTGGGCCACAAGAAGATGATAAGAGAAATAATGACCTGATCAAGACCAGCTCAACTCCTCCTGGGTTGACTAAACAGCCTGTAAATAGCTTACAACTTTCATTTTCTACTGCTTGCCTCTAAATTCTGTGCAATTTTCGTTTTATCAATACTTACAATATTACTTTATTTAAATATTGCTACCTCTATCCTGAAATGATTGTCCCTTTTTTTTTCCTGGTCGAGAAAAAAATTGATTCATGACTGAGACTTTTAAATGTTTTTCCTGTCATTTTTAAAATAGAAAGAATGGCAACTTCGTATTTTTCTCTAGAATATATTTCGAGatatttaaatttttatttccaaaatacaAATTAAAACAAGTTCAACTTTATTTGGGAAGCCTGTTATCCTCGAAAGAGAACAAGTTTATCTGTGTAGGAGAGGGACTAATTTAAATGTTCTCTGTGTTCCTCTAATAATCatctaaaataatttttctttttagCCTTTGCCTTCAAATAAAACTAGATATGATTCTCTTTTTAGTTTTACGAATAACATCATTATTTTTTTCCGGTTGGCACACGTCATTTGGATTGAGTAATTCTCTTATATCCTGCAACCATGCAACTCTTGCTTAGCTTTCTTTTTGAGTGTAGAGCAAGACTACTTGCATGTTATTTGTCACCTTTAAAAGTCATACTACTGTTACAGAGTACTTTTAAAAAGTGTTTCAGATTGCCTTGGTTGTGATTTTGAATGATTGTGTTATTATTAAATGCCAATTTAGCTTTTTTCTCGAGTTTATATTATTAGTTTTGCATTAGTAAAGGTGCACGCAAGCTGACTCTGACATCACCATTATAAAAAAGGATCATTAGTTGTACTTGCCTTTGTAGTTGTAACTTATTGTTTGAGAGATTATTTGCAAGTAATAAAAAAATTATCATGTATTTCTCCCTGAGAAAAATACCAGGACAGTCCCTTAAGTAGTTAAAGTTACGGGTATAGGAATATTTTGATCCCTTATATATACTGCTGAAGATAAAACATCCCTTAAGTCTGTAAAAGTAGATAGCTTTAGTCCAAGCTATAACAGTGTTACTAAAACCAACTGGAGAAGACACAAACTAACAGCACCATCTGTTATAAGGAAACATATAGAAGACTGAGAAAACCCTTTTCTCCTTAAACTTGCTTGTTATTACTTGTTACAAACTCATTTCTGCGTATAGGACATAAAAAAGATTCAAACTGGTAATAAACCAGGTTAAATTTTCATTTTAAGTCACTTTGAGATTAGAGtattttattattaaaataaatgataattggTCTAATATAACTCACTTTTCTTAGAATGGAAACTTTTCGAATTGGAAAAGTCAGACCAAAACATATTTGATCAaaacttgttttctttttttcattttccaatcTCCATGGAACCAATCTCTGGCTCATTGTACTGCTTTCCTTGTCAATTAGTTTCGTCCTCATGTTGAGTCAATTTTGTTGTATATATTTTGGCtgttgtctctctctctctctctctctctctctctctctctccatccGAAGTTTAAATTGATGAAAATATATTGTGGCACTCCTGTTGTTTCTTAGCTTATTGCTGCTTGTGAGAAAGACGAGCATTACAGTGGGATGAGAATTGTTGAGCTAGAGAATGACATGGATGAGGACAATTCAGATGATAACGTGGAACTGAGTGACGGCTTTGAGAACAACTCAGATGATAATGTGATATCTGTACCCACCCCAAAAGGAGGAATGCGGAGAAAACATCATCGACCTTGGACTATCGATGAGGTTGTTAAGTTAGTTGAAGGCGTAGCCAGGTATGGTGCTGGTAGATGGTCTGAGATAAAGCGGCTTGCTTTTGCATCTTGCCCTTATAGAACTTCGGTGGACCTGAAGGTTGGTATTGACTTGTGCATTTAGTTGAATCTAATCAGCCTTCAGGATCATTCAAAATAAATTAGTCTATCACTGTTTTGTACATGTGATGAAATGCTTCAAATTACTGATGTATTTGCAGGACAAGTGGAGAAATCTGCTGAAAGCTAGTTTTGTGCAGTTGCCTGCAGAAAAAGGGGTTAGCATTATTAGAATTATTATGCAAGTTGTTTCACAGTCCCCAATGATTTTATCAAGACTtcatttaatatttttgaaaataaaaagagagtaaGGTGGTGCGGTTTGTTTTTGAATCTGTTAACAGTTAGTCTTGTCATTTTACCCCCCACCCAATTTATGGAAGCTAGAGGGACTGACCGTAGTATCCTTCTTAACATCATACTTGTAATGGAACAGATGCTGAATTCCCGGAAACAGGCTTCAGTTCCGATCCCTGCTCCAATTCTCTCACGTGTGAGAGAGCTTGCTGATATGCAAGGCCAGTTCCAACCAATTCTCAGTACCGGCAAGTCAAGTGGACATATTAGTGGTAGAAGTGTAAATGAAGCTAGGTCTGGATACCTGTAGTTTCAACACCAAAGGTTTGTTTTTGGAATAAGCCTGATGTTGATGGGCTAACAACTTACTGGCCACTATATTTCATGTGCTATGTTGCTTTTTGTGTTTTTAACCTTCTGTACACAGATTTTGCTTAAAATTCTTAAAGTCGATCAATTTTATTTTTTGCCCACATATAGGTGATAAAAAGTTAGCAAGACTGCTGCTCGTGCTTAAATGGTTCCAGTTGGTCATATCCCAGCGAGCATTTCTCGCCCTATACCCCACAAATTGTGGTGCTAGCCCCATTTTTAAGTAGTGATTTTAAATATCATATAAAAAAAGTGCTTTTCCTATATGTTTTACGTAGATGACTGAGAAGATACTTAACGCATTGTCTCCTTGGAAAACAAAGGAACATCAGATTTGTGAGAGGATAATATTGACAATTATACCTGCATAAGAGGAAGGTGGAGATATTGCCAGAGAACTTGGGAAAGAAACAGTTGATGCTTTTCATATTAACGATGAGAAAGTGAAGCAGCTGCATCAAAGTATACTACCCTTCAGGCTAAAATCAGTTATGAGCTTCATTTTGCAAAATCTCTATACTAACATAAATTTAGCAATCTTATCGTAGACAAACGTTTGATATTTCAGTGGAGAAGGATAGAGAAACGGGTTTTTATTATTCACTAAGTTTTGCATTGTGCGCTATTGATACACGCAATGTTATAAGAAAAACGTAACATTTTTTTGGAAACTTTATCAGACGGTCATAACTTTATGTTAGATAAATCATTAAAATATTTTTCATCTAGAATGTATATTAGGGTGAGTCAACACTTTTGTGCTGAAAAAAAGAAGTTAACAATGTGTGGGTCGTCGGAAGCTTGTCATCTCTTTTATTTtcagataattttttttttgagcaATATTACCCAGAATTGAACTAGCAAGTACAGCTGATCTCTTCTCCCACCCAcgaataaataataaataaatataaaagaaaaacaaaaaaaattaatggATCTGAACTGCCTTAACTATTTCATTTTTTCATTCATATGAAAAAGAATGGCAGAACTTTAAATCTAGAACTTATAGCAATatataccaaaacaaaaatcaaaaggtaAAGTGATGTTATAAATTTTTGTTTGAAACAATTGTGAAATTTTACTCACTTCCTGTATCCGCTTGCAAAAGGAAAAATCTCATAAAAGTAAGATGGAGATAAACTCGCTAGTTAAAATAAGCCGTTGAATCTATATGATTATTTAAGTATTTTACTTCTCAAGACGTAAAATACTAATgcttttatttgtttaatttataTAGcatatgttatttttatcaataaaaaatattttgtagTTCGAAGCAATATTTTATTGCCTTTATATTGTTAAAAAACTGAAATTCTATCTTGTTTTTTCGTTCCCGTTATAGATTCATAATAAAATCTATGTATttatgaagattttttttttcttctaaaaatcAATTCAATTATAGTAAGTTCGatcgatttttattttttattttttaaaaacattTGCCACTTTGTACAATGTTGACTGAAAATTTCCGGGTCAGATAGTGTAATTACGAAAAACATGAGTGTACAAAGTTAAAATTGAAAATCAGGGCCCTAAGTTGACATATTCTTCATTCTGAACCCTCCTCCCGGCTGTATCGCATTATTCTTCTCCCCATCTTCTTTTACTCCCAAAATCACTGTATTCGCCGCGAAGCAGCAGCCGGTGGCCGGTCGCCGGAGTCTCGTAAGAGATACTTAATTTCATAGAACTTTTAATTTATGCTTTTATTGCAAATCCTAATGTTTCGTATTTTGCTGATTAACGAATTAAATTTTACTTAACATCGTCACAATTTAACTCATAATGTTCTGGATTGAGTTTCTCTGGCTAAATGGAATCTATTGAAAAATTCAATCCAGATGAGCTTTAGTTAATATTAGTTTGTTAGGTTATTTGATATTCAACATCTCTAATAATTATCTAGTATTGATTTTCTGACTATCAAGAGTATTAATCGCACAGCTCATTTTGTTTGTTGTATCTTGGATAATTTCGGCTTTTACTGAGAGTTTTTCCTATGTATATCTAGTTGATTTGCCTCAGAGTTTCATGTTACTGTTGCCTATTGTCTGATTTCTTTCATTAATTAGTATAATTACTTTAATCAACTTTATGTTCACTCCTCAATTTCGAACATTTTGTATTTGGTGGTCTGAAACAAGAGATGGAATTTGAAACATAATAAGTCCCATTTAAGTCCGATCTTTGCCTGGGTGGGCAGAGGTACTGTGCTGGCGGGAGTTGCATGTACCCCGTGGAATAATGGAGGTGCATATAAGCTGGCCCGACATCATCATCATAAAAAAAGTCCGAATTTATgtccttgttgttgttgttgttcatcaGGTGACCATGATTCGGGCTTATGATTTCTAGCTCTAGATTTAGCTCTTTATAGCACAGGCAACCATTTCTCTCTGCATTAGTTCCATTTTTTTAATTACCTTACACCTGTGATGCGGATGACCTCAGGTCCCAGGCATTATCAACCATTTGAAATCCGACTTGGTCTGTTGACTACAATTTCTAGAAAGAGTAGTTCTTTTCTGTGTGTACTTTTCTTTGAACATCTCTTTTGTCATGGGACTGTCTGTTGGACTGAATTTTGATCTTTTTTCTGCTGTTTTATGTGCAGATAAGCTAGAGAACCATGGGGATCATAGAGAAGATCAAAGAAATTGAGGCCGAGATGGCAAAAACCCAGAAAAATAAAGCAACTGGTAACTGCCATAGTCGTATTGCTAAAGCCTTATACCTTCTAATGAGTCTTGCCATATAATATTGATGTAGAAATTTAGTTTCACTTTGAATTTAGATGTAACTTAGACAAGAACTTGTTGTACCAACTAAGCCACCATTAGGCATCACCGCATCACCATCAGTGAATCCTTGTTGCCACGCAGTCCTGTCCACATTAATCGACATACAGGCTCAGAAGGCCTCCTGAGGGTCTGTTCAGCGATGATAGAGCAAACATTTAAAAGGATTTTAGTCCTCCAAAGGAAACCAACTTCTCATGGGGACATCACCGGGATATTCAACATTCAGAAACAAGAGTGCAAAGCAGGAATTTTGACAAAATAAGAGCACTCTTTGTTGTTTAGCACATGATCATATTTGTTTGAGGTGTAACTATTTGTTATATGTTTATTCTTATATATAGAAGAAAACTATTTGTCACATTTCTAGGTATCCTTGGAAATTCATTCTTGCGCTCTTAATTCCTCTGTGATAGAGGATCTTGTGTGAACACCTGTCTGTTTATTGAACCTTTCCCTAAAATTGTCTTCAGAAGCTTAATAATCGACTTCAACTGTGTGATGCAGAATATCATTTGGGTCAGCTGAAGGCTAAGATAGCAAAGCTGAGGACACAATTGTTGGAGCCCCCCAAAGTATGATTTTTGGTATTTCAACTGTTAATTTGGAGTGTCAATTTTCTGTTATCTTTGATTCATCGAGTTTCCGTGATATAATTTCATTCTATAGTTCCTTATCAATAAGAAACAGTTGTGCTATAGTAAATTTC
This sequence is a window from Nicotiana sylvestris chromosome 3, ASM39365v2, whole genome shotgun sequence. Protein-coding genes within it:
- the LOC104230838 gene encoding uncharacterized protein, with amino-acid sequence MEANEAEIEDSVVPVTNTLGALEKEIADPVVYKLVRVDGDGRLVPATHDEIMVVEDLLEDDKCEPKLVPDTRQTTESCKTEGCLMERNPFQAPEGKLEYENPEVVAEKSNASVDKVPDLEKIGAPEKVTVHGSAPCSELSNIDLSGRTEISFNSEDALNEDTPSTSASSSWKPDFSKLEGKICLDNLTVKELQETFKATFGRETSVKDKQWLKRRITMGLTNSCDFSCTTFIIRDNLVVRKGEEQISHPVKVRISADPEVGVAHSYSGGSLGDHDNRVNDDANFSGTDVPSSAFESCNVTKDLYAEQGTAKRVRKPTKRYIEELSEIEETSEKLPSSDKVSRYRFPCTESLMRPTTIVRSNARPLFTRQDSLGGSGVQIPFVSRIRRSRPRENFTSLLKLQPSDMDMATRQVRSVFDVSGPQEDDKRNNDLIKTSSTPPGLTKQPLIAACEKDEHYSGMRIVELENDMDEDNSDDNVELSDGFENNSDDNVISVPTPKGGMRRKHHRPWTIDEVVKLVEGVARYGAGRWSEIKRLAFASCPYRTSVDLKDKWRNLLKASFVQLPAEKGMLNSRKQASVPIPAPILSRVRELADMQGQFQPILSTGKSSGHISGRSVNEARSGYL